GACGGCATCAAAATATCCTGCCTGTCGCATTATTGCTTCAGGCAGGAACACGTTTCTCCAGGCATGGTGATTAACAACTACTCCGGCATCAACACGGATCGGCTGGAGGGGGTGATGGAGGTTATCGTAAATATAATCTTAAAAGATTTATGAATTATTTTATTTGATAAAAATCAAACTTATATTTATCACTATTTAGAAACATTTGAAAAACAGGTATGTGCTTTTTTTGAGCTATATCTATAATCCTATGTTTTGCATTGTCTTCAATATTCGCTCCTAAAAATACTCTTCTTGCTTTTGGTAATTTCATTATTGGTTCTTTACTTTTTATTTGGAGTATACGCCACTCCTTTTCATAAGACCAATCTTCGCTTTTAAATAACAATCCATATATTAGTTGTTCCACAAAATTCGGTGGAATCTTTTTTGTTTTATAATAATAAGTCAATGTTTTACTACTAAATAATGCTTTTGACAATAATGGTCGTGTATCAGAATAAATTACTGGAAACAACATAATTTGAGCTGCTAATAAATCAGGATAAAGATTT
This window of the Oscillospiraceae bacterium genome carries:
- a CDS encoding DUF2971 domain-containing protein — protein: LELYHDLIFSVQFSVANPVSKETLQKGRNIISEQFRITCLSERMDSLLMWSHYANKHYGFCLEYDFSQTLTTNLYPDLLAAQIMLFPVIYSDTRPLLSKALFSSKTLTYYYKTKKIPPNFVEQLIYGLLFKSEDWSYEKEWRILQIKSKEPIMKLPKARRVFLGANIEDNAKHRIIDIAQKKHIPVFQMFLNSDKYKFDFYQIK